In one Balaenoptera musculus isolate JJ_BM4_2016_0621 chromosome 2, mBalMus1.pri.v3, whole genome shotgun sequence genomic region, the following are encoded:
- the LOC118890117 gene encoding exosome complex component CSL4 has product MAPPVRYCIPGERLCNLEEGSPGSGTYTRHGYIFSSLAGCLIKSSENGALPVISVMRETESQLLPDVGAIVTCKVSSINSRFAKVHILYVGSTPLKNSFRGTIRKEDVRATEKDKVEIYKSFRPGDIVLAKVISLGDAQSNYLLTTAENELGVVVAHSESGVQMVPISWCEMQCPKTHTKEFRKVARVQPEFLQT; this is encoded by the coding sequence ATGGCGCCACCCGTGAGGTACTGCATCCCCGGCGAACGTCTGTGTAACTTGGAAGAGGGCAGCCCGGGCAGCGGCACCTACACCCGGCATGGCTACATCTTTTCGTCGCTTGCTGGCTGCCTGATAAAGAGCAGCGAGAACGGCGCGCTTCCTGTCATATCTGTGATGAGAGAAACAGAGTCCCAATTACTGCCAGATGTGGGAGCTATTGTAACCTGTAAGGTCTCTAGCATCAATTCACGCTTTGCCAAAGTACACATCCTATATGTGGGGTCCACGCCACTTAAGAACTCTTTTCGAGGAACTATCCGCAAGGAAGACGTCCGAGCTactgaaaaagacaaggttgaAATTTATAAGAGTTTCCGCCCAGGGGACATTGTCTTGGCCAAAGTGATCTCCCTAGGTGATGCGCAGTCCAACTACCTCCTAACCACTGCCGAAAATGAGCTGGGAGTGGTGGTGGCCCACAGTGAATCAGGTGTCCAGATGGTTCCCATCAGCTGGTGTGAGATGCAGTGCCCTAAGACCCACACTAAAGAATTCCGGAAAGTGGCCCGAGTACAGCCTGAATTCTTACAGACCTAA